From one Gemella morbillorum genomic stretch:
- a CDS encoding C39 family peptidase encodes MKKFIGITFIFVLIFGSATQIKAEWLKDQQGKWTYYENISNQLVYENKNLVVQPTEFPQYYQADARWGDKRYGISNMKITGCVPTSLAMVISGLVKDVTPVQVADYIYDTTMEMNTMFTGTSSLGARDAITYWGLKYQVIDSKEDLIAALKSGKIVYGAVGHGIFVRGYSTHAIILSGYDHGKTKAIDPDNMSKTNRWYSVDDIWNERSLELEDNAVGGPFMAVYK; translated from the coding sequence GTGAAGAAGTTTATTGGAATTACTTTTATTTTTGTTCTAATTTTTGGAAGTGCTACTCAAATAAAAGCAGAATGGTTAAAGGATCAACAAGGTAAATGGACTTATTATGAAAATATATCAAATCAACTTGTTTATGAAAATAAGAATCTAGTTGTACAACCTACTGAATTTCCGCAGTACTATCAAGCGGATGCGCGTTGGGGCGATAAGAGATATGGGATATCTAATATGAAAATTACTGGTTGTGTGCCTACTTCTTTAGCAATGGTAATCTCTGGATTAGTGAAAGATGTTACACCTGTTCAGGTGGCAGATTATATTTATGATACTACTATGGAAATGAATACTATGTTTACAGGGACTTCAAGTCTAGGAGCGCGGGATGCAATTACTTACTGGGGTTTAAAATATCAAGTAATTGATTCAAAAGAAGATTTGATAGCAGCGCTTAAAAGTGGGAAGATAGTTTACGGGGCAGTTGGTCACGGAATTTTTGTTAGAGGGTATAGTACACATGCAATAATACTTAGTGGCTATGATCACGGTAAAACAAAAGCGATAGATCCGGATAATATGAGTAAGACAAATCGTTGGTATAGTGTTGATGATATTTGGAACGAACGCAGTCTAGAGTTAGAGGACAATGCCGTAGGGGGTCCTTTTATGGCGGTTTACAAATAG
- the galE gene encoding UDP-glucose 4-epimerase GalE, protein MTKILVTGGAGFIGSHTCIELLNNGNEVVVVDNLYNASKKSLEVVERVTGKKVTFYEVDIRDEEKLNEVFEKEQNIFGVIHFAGLKAVGESCQIPLKYYDNNVAGTTTLCRVMEKNNCKNIIFSSSATVYGDPHALPIREDFPLSVTNPYGRTKLMLEEILGDIYKADNEWNVVLLRYFNPIGAHESGDLGEDPKGIPNNLLPYVMQVAVGKLEKVNVFGNDFDTHDGTGVRDYIHVVDLARGHVAALKKLEKGSGLTKYNLGTGIGYSVLDIVKSASAAVGRDLPYVIVPRRAGDIAACYADATKAKEELGWEALYDVKRMCEDSWRWQSKHPNGFDE, encoded by the coding sequence ATGACTAAAATCTTAGTAACAGGGGGAGCTGGATTTATCGGTTCTCACACTTGTATTGAATTATTAAATAATGGAAACGAAGTAGTTGTTGTAGATAACTTATACAACGCTAGTAAAAAAAGTTTAGAAGTAGTAGAGCGAGTTACAGGGAAAAAAGTAACTTTTTATGAGGTTGATATACGTGATGAAGAAAAATTAAACGAAGTTTTTGAAAAAGAACAAAATATTTTTGGAGTAATTCACTTCGCTGGGTTAAAAGCAGTTGGAGAATCATGCCAGATACCTCTTAAATATTATGATAATAACGTTGCAGGAACTACTACACTTTGTCGTGTTATGGAGAAAAATAATTGTAAAAACATTATCTTCAGTTCTTCTGCAACTGTATACGGGGATCCTCATGCACTTCCTATTAGAGAGGACTTCCCATTATCAGTAACTAATCCTTATGGACGTACTAAACTAATGCTAGAAGAAATTTTAGGAGATATTTATAAAGCAGATAACGAGTGGAACGTAGTTCTTTTACGTTACTTCAATCCAATTGGAGCACATGAAAGCGGAGATTTAGGCGAAGATCCAAAAGGAATTCCTAACAATCTACTTCCTTATGTTATGCAAGTTGCTGTTGGAAAATTAGAAAAAGTTAATGTCTTTGGTAATGACTTCGATACTCACGATGGAACGGGGGTACGCGACTATATTCACGTAGTAGACTTAGCACGCGGACATGTTGCTGCTCTTAAAAAATTAGAAAAAGGTAGCGGCCTTACTAAGTATAATCTAGGTACAGGTATTGGATACTCTGTTCTAGATATAGTTAAGAGTGCTTCAGCTGCTGTTGGCCGTGACTTACCTTATGTTATAGTCCCTCGCCGTGCAGGAGATATCGCTGCATGTTATGCTGATGCAACAAAAGCAAAAGAGGAACTTGGTTGGGAAGCTTTATATGATGTTAAACGTATGTGTGAAGACTCATGGCGTTGGCAAAGTAAACATCCAAACGGATTTGATGAATAA
- a CDS encoding C39 family peptidase, producing MRKNIKLGVGLLTVLATPVVINTVDGNEVQAAQGWIQSGSTWYHYSVNGSLTRNAWVGNYWLGADGRMVTNSWVDNNNYYVGSNGAWVKDAKKPEEKKSGWIQSGSTWYYYNAQGQMVKNAWAGNYWLGVDGRMVTNSWVDNNNYYVGHDGLWVKNAQNPGWTEKSGAWYYYNTQGQMARNAWVGNYWLGSDGRMATNSWVDNNKYYVGADGLWNKEAKKLEDKKIGWLSNGGVWYYYDNKGNLVKNAWVGDYYLGSDGKMVVKSWIYDNTYKAWYYLGEDGVYKRNAWAGNYWLGADGKMVVSSWVDNGRYYVDSTGKWIPNYGKENNAQPLNMPQYYQGDARWGSKRYGLSTMRNTGCVPTSLAMAFSGLGKQVKPTDVADVIYYNTNEFNKREIGTSGRGAAYAIRHYGFNYSVIQSKEQLVQALQSGRPVFAAMANGYFVKGNYYTHAVVLSGYQNGKTKAMDPDNAYTTGKWYDVNNIWNQRSFEPSDTVMGGSFMMIGNN from the coding sequence ATGAGAAAAAATATAAAATTAGGAGTCGGATTACTAACAGTTTTAGCAACTCCGGTAGTTATAAATACAGTTGATGGTAACGAAGTACAAGCAGCACAAGGTTGGATACAAAGCGGAAGTACATGGTATCATTATAGTGTTAATGGAAGTTTAACAAGAAATGCATGGGTAGGAAACTATTGGCTAGGAGCTGACGGTCGTATGGTAACAAACAGCTGGGTAGATAACAATAACTATTACGTGGGAAGTAATGGAGCCTGGGTAAAAGATGCCAAGAAACCGGAAGAGAAGAAAAGTGGTTGGATACAAAGTGGAAGCACGTGGTACTACTACAACGCGCAAGGACAAATGGTGAAAAATGCGTGGGCAGGGAACTACTGGCTAGGAGTCGATGGTCGTATGGTAACAAATAGCTGGGTAGACAACAACAACTATTATGTAGGTCATGATGGACTATGGGTAAAAAATGCTCAAAATCCAGGATGGACTGAAAAATCAGGAGCATGGTACTACTATAATACTCAAGGACAAATGGCAAGAAATGCATGGGTAGGAAACTATTGGTTAGGTTCAGATGGTCGAATGGCAACAAATAGTTGGGTAGATAACAACAAGTATTACGTAGGGGCTGACGGACTGTGGAATAAAGAGGCTAAGAAACTAGAAGATAAGAAAATAGGATGGCTATCAAATGGAGGAGTTTGGTATTACTACGACAATAAAGGTAACTTAGTAAAAAACGCGTGGGTAGGAGACTACTATTTAGGTTCAGATGGTAAGATGGTTGTAAAAAGCTGGATATATGACAATACCTATAAAGCATGGTATTACCTAGGAGAAGATGGAGTTTATAAACGAAATGCATGGGCAGGAAACTATTGGTTAGGTGCTGATGGTAAGATGGTTGTAAGTAGCTGGGTAGATAACGGACGTTACTATGTAGATTCAACTGGAAAATGGATACCAAATTACGGAAAAGAAAATAACGCCCAACCACTAAATATGCCTCAATACTATCAAGGTGATGCGCGTTGGGGAAGTAAACGTTATGGGCTTTCAACTATGAGAAACACAGGATGTGTGCCAACATCTTTAGCTATGGCTTTTTCAGGTTTAGGAAAACAAGTTAAACCTACAGATGTGGCAGATGTAATTTATTATAATACTAACGAGTTTAACAAGCGAGAAATAGGTACTTCAGGTAGAGGAGCGGCTTATGCAATTCGTCATTATGGGTTCAACTATAGTGTAATTCAATCAAAAGAACAATTAGTTCAAGCATTGCAAAGTGGCCGTCCAGTATTTGCAGCGATGGCGAATGGTTATTTTGTAAAAGGAAATTATTATACTCATGCGGTAGTTTTAAGTGGCTACCAAAATGGAAAAACAAAAGCAATGGATCCAGATAATGCTTATACTACTGGAAAATGGTATGATGTAAATAATATTTGGAATCAACGTAGCTTTGAACCATCTGATACAGTAATGGGTGGATCATTTATGATGATAGGAAATAACTAA
- the leuS gene encoding leucine--tRNA ligase produces the protein MVYNHRVIEKKWQKYWDENKTFKTLDDHTKEKFYALDMFPYPSGAGLHVGHPEGYTATDILSRYKRANGYNVLHPMGWDAFGLPAEQYALDTGNDPREFTKQNIDTFRRQIKELGFSYDWDREVNTTDPNYYKWTQWIFKKLYEKGLAYVDEVPVNWCPALGTVLSNEEVIDGKSERGGHPVERRPMRQWVLKITDYAEQLLQDLDILDWPESLKAMQRNWIGKSVGAEIDFKIEGTDESFTVFTTRADTVFGVSYCVLAPEHKLVEKIVTEGQKAAVDEYLDVVKRKSDLERTDLNKDKTGVFTGAYAINPVNEEKVEIWIADYVLASYGTGAVMAVPAHDERDFEFATKFNLAITPVIEDNGEVVVPFYGDGLHINSGFINGLNNEDAIAKVIEFLEGNNVGRSKVTYKLRDWLFSRQRYWGEPIPIIHWEDGTMTTVPDSELPLLLPETDNIKPSGTGESPLANIEEWLNVVDPETGKKGKRETNTMPQWAGSCWYYLRYIDPHNDEMFADPEKLKYWLPVDVYIGGAEHAVLHLLYARFWHKVLYDLGLVPSREPFQKLFNQGMILAEGKDGRPEKMSKSKGNVVNPDDIIVSHGADTLRVYEMFMGPLDASIAWSENGLDGSRRFLDRVYRLFVDEETGKVNDKVLDKENAELEVSYNYTVKKVSEDIEVLGFNTAISQLMVFVNDCYKAEYIPRKYALGFIQLLAPFAPHLAEEMWEIYGNTESVSYVAWPTFDETKLVSDTVEIVVQLMGKVKTKLDVKKDLTSAELEQIVLADEEVKALIEGKQVMKVIVVPGRLVNIVAK, from the coding sequence ATGGTATATAACCACAGAGTTATTGAGAAAAAATGGCAAAAATATTGGGATGAAAATAAAACATTTAAAACATTAGATGATCATACTAAAGAAAAATTTTATGCATTAGATATGTTCCCTTATCCATCTGGAGCGGGGCTTCACGTAGGGCACCCAGAAGGATATACAGCGACTGATATTTTAAGTCGTTATAAAAGAGCAAATGGATATAATGTTCTTCATCCAATGGGGTGGGATGCATTTGGATTACCTGCTGAACAATATGCATTAGATACAGGAAATGATCCGAGGGAATTTACCAAACAAAATATTGATACATTCCGTCGTCAAATTAAAGAACTAGGATTTTCTTATGATTGGGATCGTGAGGTAAATACAACTGATCCTAATTATTATAAATGGACACAATGGATTTTCAAAAAACTTTATGAAAAAGGACTTGCTTATGTTGATGAAGTGCCTGTAAACTGGTGCCCTGCCTTAGGAACAGTACTTTCTAATGAAGAGGTTATTGATGGTAAGTCTGAACGTGGAGGACATCCTGTTGAGCGTCGTCCAATGCGTCAATGGGTGCTTAAAATCACTGATTATGCAGAACAACTATTACAAGACTTAGATATTCTTGACTGGCCTGAAAGCCTTAAAGCAATGCAACGTAACTGGATTGGGAAATCTGTTGGTGCGGAGATTGATTTCAAAATAGAAGGAACAGATGAAAGTTTCACAGTATTTACTACACGTGCTGATACTGTCTTTGGAGTATCTTACTGTGTACTTGCACCTGAACATAAACTTGTTGAAAAAATTGTCACTGAAGGACAAAAAGCTGCAGTAGATGAGTATTTAGATGTTGTTAAGCGTAAATCTGATCTTGAAAGAACAGACCTTAATAAAGATAAAACTGGAGTTTTCACAGGTGCTTATGCAATTAACCCAGTAAACGAAGAAAAAGTAGAAATTTGGATTGCTGATTATGTACTTGCATCTTATGGAACTGGAGCTGTTATGGCTGTTCCTGCGCATGATGAGCGTGACTTTGAGTTTGCGACTAAATTTAATCTAGCGATTACTCCTGTTATCGAGGATAATGGTGAAGTAGTAGTACCGTTCTATGGTGATGGGCTACACATCAATTCTGGATTTATTAATGGACTTAATAACGAAGATGCAATCGCAAAGGTTATTGAATTTTTAGAAGGAAATAATGTTGGACGTAGTAAAGTTACATATAAACTGCGCGATTGGTTATTCTCAAGACAACGTTATTGGGGAGAACCTATTCCGATTATCCACTGGGAAGATGGGACTATGACAACAGTACCCGATAGTGAACTTCCACTATTGCTTCCTGAAACTGATAATATCAAACCTTCAGGAACAGGGGAATCACCACTTGCGAATATCGAAGAGTGGTTGAATGTAGTTGATCCTGAAACTGGTAAAAAAGGTAAACGTGAAACTAACACAATGCCTCAATGGGCTGGTTCTTGTTGGTACTACCTACGTTATATCGATCCACACAATGATGAAATGTTCGCGGATCCAGAAAAATTAAAATATTGGTTACCTGTAGATGTTTATATCGGTGGTGCAGAGCATGCGGTGCTTCATTTACTATATGCTCGTTTCTGGCATAAAGTTCTTTATGATTTAGGTCTAGTGCCAAGTCGTGAGCCATTCCAAAAACTATTCAACCAAGGTATGATTCTTGCTGAAGGTAAAGATGGGCGTCCAGAAAAAATGTCTAAATCTAAAGGTAATGTAGTAAACCCTGATGATATTATCGTATCACATGGTGCTGATACATTACGTGTTTATGAAATGTTTATGGGCCCATTAGATGCATCTATAGCATGGAGTGAAAATGGTCTTGATGGATCACGTCGTTTCTTAGATCGAGTTTACCGTTTATTCGTTGATGAAGAAACAGGAAAAGTAAACGATAAAGTTTTAGATAAAGAGAATGCTGAATTAGAAGTTAGTTACAACTACACTGTGAAAAAAGTATCAGAAGATATCGAAGTTCTTGGTTTCAATACTGCAATTTCACAACTTATGGTGTTTGTAAATGATTGTTACAAAGCTGAATATATTCCACGTAAATATGCATTAGGATTTATTCAACTACTTGCACCATTTGCACCGCACCTAGCAGAAGAAATGTGGGAAATCTACGGTAATACTGAGTCAGTTTCATATGTAGCATGGCCGACATTTGATGAAACAAAACTTGTAAGTGATACAGTAGAAATAGTTGTTCAACTTATGGGTAAAGTTAAAACAAAATTAGATGTTAAAAAAGATTTAACATCAGCAGAATTAGAGCAAATTGTTCTTGCTGATGAAGAAGTAAAAGCTCTAATTGAAGGTAAACAAGTAATGAAAGTTATAGTTGTACCTGGAAGATTGGTAAATATCGTAGCAAAATAG
- a CDS encoding KH domain-containing protein, whose translation MEELIYNIVSEIVEHKDEIKIEKFVKNAREHYILTVHPDDCGRVIGKKGTVINAIRTVLNSTTFSKKVYLDLVE comes from the coding sequence ATGGAAGAATTAATCTATAATATTGTAAGTGAAATAGTTGAACATAAAGACGAAATCAAAATTGAAAAATTTGTTAAAAATGCGCGCGAGCATTATATACTAACTGTTCATCCAGATGATTGTGGTCGTGTAATTGGAAAAAAAGGAACAGTTATTAATGCAATTCGTACAGTATTAAACTCAACTACATTTAGCAAAAAAGTTTATTTAGATTTAGTCGAGTAA
- a CDS encoding GNAT family N-acetyltransferase, with protein MKVRKMIAADAKDMAKLHIATWRATYNNIMPAEFLANLSVEKMSKNLEKIITSEDIMAYVVEDTGGQCLNSGYSIVGDVIVGKARDDELGYSHEIFALNILPTHQKQGLGKLLLNKALENLAFCDKIYLKVVLENYNVRNFYEKQGFIDTGKIIKSNFSSFILKECVYEYNFL; from the coding sequence ATGAAAGTAAGAAAGATGATAGCTGCTGATGCAAAAGATATGGCAAAACTTCATATAGCAACTTGGAGAGCAACGTATAATAACATTATGCCAGCAGAATTTTTAGCGAATCTCTCAGTTGAAAAAATGTCGAAAAATTTAGAAAAGATTATTACTAGTGAGGATATAATGGCTTACGTTGTAGAAGATACTGGAGGTCAATGTTTAAACTCTGGGTATAGTATTGTTGGAGATGTTATTGTAGGTAAAGCACGCGATGATGAGTTAGGATATAGTCACGAAATTTTTGCTTTAAATATTTTACCAACTCATCAAAAACAAGGGTTAGGGAAATTATTATTAAATAAAGCGCTCGAAAACCTAGCTTTTTGTGATAAAATATATTTGAAGGTTGTTCTAGAGAATTATAATGTTCGAAATTTTTATGAAAAACAAGGCTTTATCGATACTGGAAAAATAATAAAATCGAATTTCTCTAGTTTTATTTTGAAAGAATGTGTTTATGAATATAACTTTTTATAG
- the pgeF gene encoding peptidoglycan editing factor PgeF, giving the protein MQEVAKGYLIEDDNVRILFTNRTVDAKNSTDVKSLCEEYNFNYDNLMYNTQVHGANVRIIKAVDDRKNNGEKADGLVTSLKNVPLLIFTADCVPLVFYDKEKEVVALAHAGWRGTYDNIAKEIIETLAKDYNCERENIKVIIGPSVSGDSYEVSYELVEKFAVHKIDNYYKKYGDKYYLDLWIINKGLLKRAGILDKNITLANFCTVKDNNQFFSYRLDNATTKRIGTFIELK; this is encoded by the coding sequence ATGCAGGAAGTTGCTAAAGGTTATTTGATAGAAGATGATAACGTAAGAATATTATTTACTAATAGAACAGTTGATGCTAAAAACTCTACTGATGTTAAAAGTCTTTGTGAAGAATATAATTTTAACTATGATAATTTAATGTACAATACTCAAGTGCATGGTGCAAATGTTAGAATTATAAAGGCTGTAGACGATAGAAAAAACAATGGAGAAAAAGCGGATGGGTTAGTTACTTCCCTAAAAAATGTACCTCTACTTATTTTCACCGCAGACTGTGTGCCTTTAGTTTTTTATGATAAAGAAAAAGAGGTTGTGGCGCTGGCACATGCTGGCTGGAGAGGAACTTATGATAATATAGCCAAGGAAATAATAGAAACTTTAGCAAAAGATTACAACTGTGAAAGAGAAAATATTAAAGTCATAATAGGTCCTTCGGTATCAGGAGATAGCTATGAAGTTTCGTATGAACTTGTAGAAAAGTTTGCAGTTCATAAGATAGATAATTATTATAAAAAATATGGAGATAAGTATTATTTAGATTTGTGGATTATAAACAAAGGATTATTGAAACGAGCAGGAATTCTAGATAAAAATATTACACTTGCAAATTTCTGCACAGTAAAAGATAACAATCAGTTTTTTTCGTATCGCTTGGACAATGCTACAACGAAGAGAATAGGGACATTTATAGAATTGAAGTAA
- a CDS encoding S1C family serine protease, translating into MEDKKNNNLENYNTSGNNIDNEEFVNNDNKQEFQDVNYNDAEYTEAEYRELDEKNRFEFDDSQQPKDSRNYGKLFLTVFAAFALGATSVFGAQAVMGTGKALTSSVTATKEDKDNQQTTVNAISKAKDAVVSIVNYQSASNNNLDSILGRNSSKRSKYGSSNSDSNNSGDLKPASSGSGVIYKKSGNTAYIVTNNHVVNGAKKLSVILSDGTNVTAEVVGTDVWTDLAVLKIKADNVKTTMDFADSDKIAVGETAFAIGSPLDVTLSNTVTKGIVSAVNRQIPMDIDGDGVNDWNQTVIQTDAAINPGNSGGALINNEGKLIGINESKIAKASNNVSAEGIGFGIPSNEVKLITEQLEKSGKVMRPALGVQLVSVNTLDSDTVQSQLNFNGKQGVVIRSVESNTPAAQAGLEKYDIITKINGQEIKDVASVRKYLFEKTKIGDTIKVTYYRNGKERTANVVVQALNTR; encoded by the coding sequence ATGGAAGATAAAAAAAATAATAATTTAGAGAATTATAATACATCAGGTAATAATATAGATAATGAAGAGTTTGTTAACAATGATAATAAACAAGAGTTTCAAGATGTAAACTATAATGATGCTGAATATACAGAAGCGGAGTATAGAGAACTTGATGAGAAAAATAGGTTTGAATTCGATGATAGTCAACAACCAAAAGATAGTAGAAACTACGGTAAATTGTTCTTAACTGTCTTTGCGGCATTCGCCCTTGGTGCAACTAGTGTTTTTGGAGCACAAGCGGTAATGGGGACAGGGAAAGCTTTAACTTCTTCAGTAACAGCAACAAAAGAAGATAAAGATAATCAACAAACGACAGTTAATGCTATTTCAAAAGCTAAGGACGCTGTTGTGTCTATCGTTAACTATCAGAGTGCCTCAAATAACAATTTAGACTCGATTTTAGGGAGGAATTCTTCTAAACGTTCAAAATATGGTTCTAGTAACAGTGATTCTAATAATTCTGGCGATTTAAAACCTGCATCAAGTGGGAGTGGGGTTATTTACAAAAAATCAGGGAATACAGCTTACATTGTAACTAATAATCACGTAGTAAATGGGGCTAAAAAATTATCGGTTATTTTAAGTGATGGAACTAATGTAACTGCAGAAGTAGTGGGTACAGACGTTTGGACTGACCTTGCTGTATTGAAAATCAAAGCTGATAACGTTAAAACAACTATGGATTTCGCAGATAGTGATAAAATAGCTGTAGGGGAAACTGCCTTTGCAATAGGATCGCCATTAGACGTAACTTTATCAAATACCGTAACTAAAGGTATAGTTTCAGCAGTGAATCGTCAAATACCTATGGATATTGATGGTGATGGGGTTAACGATTGGAATCAAACGGTTATCCAAACAGACGCGGCTATTAACCCGGGTAACAGTGGAGGGGCGCTGATTAATAATGAAGGTAAACTTATAGGTATTAATGAATCGAAAATTGCCAAAGCATCAAATAATGTTTCGGCAGAAGGAATAGGTTTTGGTATACCATCTAATGAAGTGAAATTAATAACAGAACAATTGGAGAAATCTGGTAAAGTTATGCGTCCAGCGTTAGGTGTGCAACTTGTTTCGGTTAATACACTAGATAGTGACACAGTGCAATCTCAATTAAACTTTAATGGAAAACAAGGTGTTGTTATTCGTTCGGTTGAAAGCAATACTCCAGCAGCGCAAGCAGGTTTAGAGAAGTATGATATTATTACTAAAATAAATGGCCAAGAAATAAAAGATGTTGCGTCAGTAAGAAAATACTTATTTGAGAAAACAAAAATAGGGGATACTATTAAAGTAACATATTATAGAAATGGGAAAGAACGCACAGCTAATGTAGTTGTTCAGGCGTTGAATACGAGATAG
- the galU gene encoding UTP--glucose-1-phosphate uridylyltransferase GalU, giving the protein MKKVRKAIIPAAGYGTRFLPATKALPKEMLPIIDTPTIQYIVEEAVKAGIEDIIIVTGKQKRAIEDHFDRNVELEVELENKGKLELLEKVKYPTTLANIHYVRQKEMAGLGDAILTARSFIGDEPFAVLLGDDIVINDEKPAIKQLIDESERTGCSVIGVQTVPEDQTHRYGVIAPKGQDEKLYEVETFVEKPAPGTAPSNLAIMGRYVLNPGIFKHLAKKQVGVGGEVQLTDAIQMLNEEENVYAYDFEGKRYDVGETIGFVKTTIDFALKSDLKDDLVPYLKEKLAELE; this is encoded by the coding sequence ATGAAAAAAGTAAGAAAAGCAATAATACCAGCTGCTGGGTATGGAACGAGATTTTTACCAGCAACTAAAGCATTACCAAAAGAAATGCTACCAATAATAGATACACCTACTATTCAATATATAGTAGAAGAAGCGGTAAAAGCTGGGATTGAAGATATAATAATTGTTACAGGAAAACAAAAAAGAGCAATTGAAGATCATTTCGATAGAAACGTAGAGTTAGAAGTAGAATTAGAAAACAAAGGGAAATTAGAACTGTTGGAAAAAGTGAAATACCCAACAACATTAGCTAATATCCACTATGTTCGTCAAAAAGAAATGGCAGGATTAGGTGATGCAATTCTAACTGCGCGTAGTTTTATAGGTGATGAGCCGTTTGCAGTTTTACTTGGGGATGATATTGTAATTAATGATGAAAAACCAGCGATAAAACAACTTATAGATGAAAGTGAACGTACTGGTTGCTCTGTTATTGGAGTTCAAACTGTTCCAGAAGATCAGACGCATCGCTATGGTGTTATAGCTCCTAAAGGGCAAGATGAGAAACTTTACGAAGTAGAAACTTTTGTAGAAAAGCCTGCTCCAGGTACAGCGCCATCGAATCTAGCTATTATGGGACGCTATGTTCTTAATCCAGGGATCTTCAAGCATTTAGCTAAAAAACAAGTTGGTGTCGGAGGAGAAGTTCAACTTACAGACGCTATTCAAATGTTAAATGAAGAAGAAAATGTTTATGCCTATGACTTTGAAGGTAAACGCTACGATGTAGGGGAAACTATTGGGTTTGTTAAAACTACTATTGACTTTGCGCTAAAAAGTGATTTAAAAGATGATTTAGTACCTTACTTAAAAGAAAAATTAGCAGAACTAGAATAA
- a CDS encoding rhodanese-like domain-containing protein yields MKNFKKIGAIFLASGLVLSGCSTKDANTSQGEKKEIKTISLDDFTKNLGSSEYQFVDTRSDEAYNGFKTDGIKNGGHLKNSIQYSASFIGKVNKDKEAKFVSDKGLDKNKKIVVYDTNKENIAKVSDKLATLGYDVYKFEDYKKFADNDANKDNLVTYPEYQNLVSPEWVKSIQDGKTPETYTNKDNYSIFEVSWGEGDKAINYKEHIKGAYHFNTDWIEDGPVWNLRSADEIKTNLLKQGITSDKTIILYSDDASAAFRVNWALRWAGVKDVRIMNGSLKNWKEAGYKTETTANTPKAASNFGVNIPAHPEYNISRAKEMAEKVKNEGIKLVSIRAWDEHLGKTSGYDYIEKAGEPKGAIFGFAGDNKGDMSDYMDPDGTLRNPQEIYNLWKGQGIAETDKIALYCGTGWRNAIPWFMTQLTGRANTYFYDGGWNDWQLDGSLPVDINKDKGSKPDSKNDYK; encoded by the coding sequence ATGAAAAACTTTAAAAAAATAGGAGCGATTTTTCTTGCTTCCGGTCTTGTGTTAAGTGGGTGTTCTACAAAAGATGCCAATACAAGCCAAGGTGAAAAAAAGGAAATTAAAACTATTTCTTTAGATGATTTCACAAAAAATTTAGGGAGCAGCGAGTATCAATTCGTTGATACACGTAGCGATGAAGCATATAACGGTTTCAAAACAGATGGTATTAAAAATGGTGGCCATCTTAAAAATTCTATCCAATATAGCGCTTCATTTATAGGAAAAGTTAACAAAGATAAAGAAGCAAAATTTGTTAGCGATAAAGGGTTAGATAAAAACAAAAAAATTGTTGTTTATGATACAAACAAGGAAAATATAGCAAAAGTTTCTGATAAACTAGCAACACTTGGTTATGATGTCTACAAATTTGAAGACTATAAAAAATTCGCTGATAATGATGCTAATAAAGATAATTTAGTAACTTATCCTGAATATCAAAATCTTGTTTCGCCTGAATGGGTAAAAAGTATTCAAGACGGCAAAACTCCTGAAACATATACAAATAAAGATAACTATTCAATCTTTGAAGTTTCATGGGGAGAAGGAGATAAAGCAATCAACTATAAAGAACATATTAAAGGTGCATATCACTTTAATACAGATTGGATAGAAGATGGACCAGTTTGGAACTTGCGTTCTGCCGATGAAATAAAAACCAATCTTCTTAAACAAGGAATTACTAGTGATAAAACAATAATTCTTTATTCAGATGATGCTTCAGCAGCTTTCCGTGTTAACTGGGCACTTAGATGGGCTGGAGTAAAAGATGTTCGTATTATGAATGGTAGCCTTAAAAACTGGAAAGAAGCTGGTTATAAAACTGAAACAACAGCAAATACACCAAAAGCAGCTTCTAACTTCGGTGTAAACATCCCAGCTCATCCAGAATACAATATTTCTCGTGCTAAAGAAATGGCTGAGAAAGTAAAAAATGAAGGAATTAAACTTGTCAGTATTCGTGCTTGGGATGAACACTTAGGTAAAACTAGTGGATATGACTATATCGAAAAAGCTGGTGAACCTAAAGGGGCTATCTTCGGTTTCGCTGGTGACAATAAAGGAGATATGTCTGACTATATGGATCCAGACGGTACTTTGCGTAACCCTCAAGAAATCTACAACCTATGGAAAGGACAGGGAATTGCTGAAACAGATAAAATAGCTCTTTACTGTGGAACAGGTTGGCGTAACGCTATCCCATGGTTTATGACTCAACTTACTGGCCGTGCTAATACATACTTCTATGATGGAGGTTGGAACGACTGGCAACTTGACGGTTCTCTTCCTGTGGATATTAACAAAGATAAAGGTTCAAAACCAGATTCTAAAAATGATTATAAATAG